The genomic stretch AGCGGGGTCCgcacgcccccagcccccagcccgcgGCCACGTGGCCAGCAGGGCCTCGGGCCCCACACCTGAGATGGTCTTAGTGGCCCTGCGCCCGGCTGGAGGCCACGCCCCCAGCCCACGGCCGCCCGTGGAGTCCCGGCCCGCACTCACCCACACCAGCTGCTTCCGGAGCTCGTGGATGGCCCTCGCGTTGGCCCGGGCCTGGGACACGCACACGGTGAGGGTGATGCTGCGGGCGGACAGCGCCGCGGGGCTGGTCAaggcggcggggctgggggggctctcccctcccctcccctcctccctgtggccccggcgccccccaccccggatTCCTGAAGGTGGGCCCAGAGCCCCTGCCTCACGGGTGAGCCCCCGAGACCCCCAGGTCACCGGTCTTCGGTGGCCGTGCGGGGCCCCTGCTTCCCTGGGGTCTCCTGGATCGGGGGACCGGCTGGGCTGGGGCGCCCAGGACCACACCACCCCCGTGGAGCGCAGGACCCCCCCCAGGCACCTGAGCAGGATAAGGAGTGGGAAGCCGAAGGCGGGGGAGCTGAGGTAGCCGAGGGCCCGCTGGCCGAGGGGCGGCAGCCGCAGGGCCACCAGCTCGGGGACCACCTGCCAGGGGGCCGAGTAGTTGGTGAAGAGGCCGCAGTCCCAGGAGGAGTGGACGCTGGAGAGgggcggtgggcggggctggcGTCAGTGCCCCGTGGTGGGGGGcgccctccagccccgcccccgcccacctGCTGACCACgtagcccagcccccagcccctgcctcacctGCTGACCACgtagcccagcccccagcccgccaCCCCACCTGCTGACCACgtagcccagcccccagcccctgcctcacctGCTGACCACGTAGCCCAGCCCGCTGCCcaccgcccccagccctgcccatctgCTGACCACGTAGCCCAgcccgctgcccccagccccacctcacctgctgaccacctagcccagcccccagctcccagctccgccTCACCTGCTGACCACGTAGCCCAGCCCGCTGCCCCCGCCTCACCTGCTGACCACGTAGCCCAgcccgctgcccccagccccgcccacctgctGACCACGTAGCCCAGCGGCGCGGCGGCCAGCAGCAGGCCCAGGAGCAGCACCAGCTGGAAGAAGACGGTGGTGCTGGAGGCGCGGAACAGCCGCCGCGGGGCCCTGGAGTTCCTCAGCAGCGTGTACTGGGGGGCCGAGGGCGGGGTCAGCCGGGCACCTGCCCTGCCGCCCCtgccgccccctgcccctcccctgcacctgccctgccgccccgcccgcccctgcactggccccccgccccgccccgcccgccgcacCTTCTTGATGTAGaaggtgaggaagaggaagacgcTGCTGAGCAGCGGCAGCAGCGGGCAGTAGAAGAGGCCCATCCAGGTGACCGTCTGCGCGGCCACGATGTCCAGCACGCTCCGCGGCACCAGGAACTCCTCCCggcccagccaggcccagaaGCGGCCTGAGAGCCGCTCCACCAgcagcctggggggagggggggcccgTGGGTCACAGCCGCGGCCGCGGCCGCACCGGCCCCGGGGCCCGCGGACTCACCTGCGGGGCAGGCTGACCAGGAAGGCGAAGGCCGCGGTGAGCAGGAagttgaagaggagcagcttgtaCAGCTCCTCGCCCACCGAGTTCTCCCAGCACTGCGGGGCGGGGGCCGGTCACCGCTCGTGCCCCCAGGCTTCCCTCCCCTCGCCCACCCACTGGCGGGAGTGGAGATgagcaggccccacccccacgggGCAGGAGGCCCGCGCCACGCAGACTGGTgcaggggcgccccctggtggtgaGCGGCTGCCTGGCAGCAGCGCTGCGCGCAGGTTCTCCCGCAGGGGAGAGCAGAGGGGGCCGGGTTCTGCGTGGCTGGAGGCGGGGCTCCGGGCGGGTCGGGAGGGGCAGGCCCCCGCCACCTGGTAGTCGCAGGCGTTGTAGCCGTGAGCCGCGCAGCTGGTCCAGTTTCCGCCCACGCACAGCACGGTCTGACCCAGGGAGAAGGAGAACATGCCCAGGCTGGCCAGCTTCAGCACCACgcacctgggggcggggccgggtcaGGGGCGGGGCCCAGGCACACCTGGCTGCAGGTGCTGCCCCTGTGGCACTGTTTCCCAAAGCGGGCTCCCCGGACCGCGGCCCGTCCTGTTCTTCCACCAGTCTGGGAAGCATCGCGCCTAACCGGCCACCGCGCTCCGGGAGCCTGCTCGCACGAGCTGGGCGCCCCCCACGCCCCTTGCGTGGCCGGCAGCACCGGTCCTCGGGGTTTttaatctttcatctttttgagCACTTTGAATTTCTCCCCCAGGGGCACGTGTTACAAactgtccaaaaaataaagtttcaaagcacaccaaacacagTGGGTGTTGGAGGCGGCTGGGCcgtggggccgggggtggggtgggatgtgGCCCGGCCTGTGTCTGAACCTCTGCCCGCGGGCAGTAGCAGCCTGACCCTGGCTGGGCACTTCACTCTTCATCAGGGGATGGTCCAGGTCAGGGTGTGAGGCCCTCAGGGCCGGGGGCAGCTGTGTGCGCCCCCACGTTTCTAGCTTCCCTAAGTGTGCAGAGCTCCGCTCCGGCACCCCACGGGAGAAACGTCATTGAGGGGCCAGGACGTGGTCCAGTCTGACAGCTCCCTTTGGAGGTAGGAGGAGGGTGGTGGGAAACCTGGGACCATGCGTCCGGGCGGCGCCCCCCTCCGGCCTCCCCTTTGGTGTAGAAGTGACCACTGACCACGGAGCCTCCCAGCTGGGGCCCCTGGGCCCCCGGCCCCCCGGGGCGTGCGCACCAGATGAGGGTGAGGTTGACCTCCGTGTTGGGAGGGAAGTTCTCCAGCTGGGCCAGCGACACAAacagctgtggccccaggaagttGACCAGGGCCATGACTCCGGGGGGCAGGTACTGGAGTAGCACAAACAGGGGTTCCTGTGGGAAGAGGCAGGTCGTGGGCGGCTGTGGGCTGCGGGCCCCCCGGCCCCCACGATGGGCGGTTCAGGAGTGAGCCCCAAGCTCAATCCCCGGGCAGGCTCGGCTGCGGGCCCCCCACCCCCGATGGGCGGTTCAGGAGTGAGCCCCAAGCTCAATCCCCGGGCAGGCTCGGCTGCGGGCCCCCCACCCCCGATGGGCGGTTCAGGAGTGAGCCCCAAGCTCAGTCCCCGGGTGGGCTCGGCTGCGGGCCCCCCACCCCCGATGGGCGGTTCAGGAGTGAGCCCCAAGCTCAGTCCCCGGGCGGGCTCGGCCGCAGCCAGAGCCGGCCTGAGCTGGTCTGGActgctctcctgcctctgcctcggTTTCCCTGGTCTGCTCCCAGTCTGGCCGGGATGCAGTGCACCCAATCGCCCGGCACCTCCTTGTTGTCCTGCGAGTACTTGGTGGCCCAGAAGATGGCGCTGATGGCCCCAACCACCAGGAGCCCGAAGAGGAGGTTGACCCGCACGTAGGCGAGCAGGTGGCAGGCCCTCTGGGCCCGCGTCTGCTGctgtgccagcaggaagctgtggccctcctccagctccacctgcgggggcagaggcagggcgtgGGGGCCGGGAAGACGCGCGCTCCTCCCCGGCGCACAGCCCCAGGCGCCCGGGGTTCCCACGCCCGCACCTTGAACTCGTTGCTGATCTCATGCTTCTTGATGGCGGCGGCCTCCCACACGCGGATGCAGAAGTCCCAGGAGGAGAAGACCTTGGCACTGAGGGGCGCCCTGTAGTTCCGGCTCAGGACTGGCCTCTGGGGCAGCCCCTTCACCATCCTGGGGGCAGGGagcgggcgctggggaggggccccTCGGCGAGGGGGGCgctgccagggaggggaggggaggggagggaggcgctCACCGCCGCAGAGTCCCGCAGAAGCACAGGAGCAGGCAGGCCAGCGGGCTGAGCAGGTAGGCCAGGCGGATGCTGTAGGCCGAGTGCCGCTCGGGGCCCGCCCGGTACGCACCGTAGAAGAGATAGGTGTTGTTGAAGGCCTGGGGCGGAGACAACAGAGCAGGCTCGCGGCGTGTGGACCAGCCCTCAGCAACCCCACCAGCCAGGGAGCATCCCCCTcccacaggcacacagcaggactcgaacccgggagGCTGCAGCATTTTTTCTGTCCCTTGTACGGCACCCCAGGGTGCCACAGGCCCCGTGGCGAGCCCTGTGTGCCGGGCATGGGGGCCTCGGCCTCTGACCCATTGCTGGCCCAATCAGCCTAGGTCAGGTCACCCCCAAGGCCGACAGGTGCGTGCAGGGGCGGGGCGCTTTCAGGGTGGCGTCCCCTGGGCctgccaggagcccggagcacgGCCAGGACGCAGCCCACTCACCCTGCCACTCAACACGTTCCAAAACTGATTGTGGAACCTTGGAAAGCCAGTGTGGTGCTGGTGGCCGCTGGGGCACTGCAGggctgtgggggggaggggccccAAGGCCCGGGTGAGGCTCTGCGCTTCCCTGCgcagcccccaccctggggagcCTGGCCAGGGCGCCCAGGGCCGGTTGGGGAGGCTGGGGGTACTCACTCAGgttcagggcagggcctgggtcagGGGGGTGGAGCCAGACCAGGGGCAGCAGCACGAAGCTGGCGGTCACCAGCAGGGTCAGCAGGTTGAGTAGGAGCAGGAAGCGGAGGAAGGTGAAGTAGGCCTGGACGCCGGTGCCAAAGAGGCCTGGGGGGGCCCAGGAGTGAGGGTCcaggggccgcggggcggggcctggccccgAGCTGCCGCGCAGTACCGCGGACGGCCGCTAGGGGTGCTGCCTTCCGCCCAGGCTTGCACCTGTTGGGGGTCGGGGTCGGGGAGGACCCAGCGAGGTCCTAGGGGGTGCCCTCCTCTGTTTCCCCTCGCGCCGcggaggccaggggctgggaggtggggtcgCGCGGGACCTACCCCCGATCTCGTAGAGCGCCCCCTCCCAGAGCCCGAAGCCGCGGGACAGCCGCCGGGCCGCCTCCCGCAGGCGCCGCGCAGCCgtccgccgcccgcgccgccaccgccgccaccTCGAGGTCTGCACGCCCTGGGGCTCCCGCAGCTGCCTGCACGGGGGTGGTGACGGCCGCCTGAGTCCGggacccccgcccccggcccggccctcccGCCCTGGCGGGGCCGGCACCCACCGGATCAGGCGCTTGTCCACCATGGCGTAGGGCAGCGCCCGCAGGGGCACGCGGGAGGCGCAGAGCCGGGCCAGCTCCTGCCCCCACAGCG from Lepus europaeus isolate LE1 chromosome 18, mLepTim1.pri, whole genome shotgun sequence encodes the following:
- the TMC8 gene encoding transmembrane channel-like protein 8 gives rise to the protein MSGPEPEPAAEALWGQELARLCASRVPLRALPYAMVDKRLIRQLREPQGVQTSRWRRWRRGRRTAARRLREAARRLSRGFGLWEGALYEIGGLFGTGVQAYFTFLRFLLLLNLLTLLVTASFVLLPLVWLHPPDPGPALNLTLQCPSGHQHHTGFPRFHNQFWNVLSGRAFNNTYLFYGAYRAGPERHSAYSIRLAYLLSPLACLLLCFCGTLRRMVKGLPQRPVLSRNYRAPLSAKVFSSWDFCIRVWEAAAIKKHEISNEFKVELEEGHSFLLAQQQTRAQRACHLLAYVRVNLLFGLLVVGAISAIFWATKYSQDNKEEPLFVLLQYLPPGVMALVNFLGPQLFVSLAQLENFPPNTEVNLTLIWCVVLKLASLGMFSFSLGQTVLCVGGNWTSCAAHGYNACDYQCWENSVGEELYKLLLFNFLLTAAFAFLVSLPRRLLVERLSGRFWAWLGREEFLVPRSVLDIVAAQTVTWMGLFYCPLLPLLSSVFLFLTFYIKKYTLLRNSRAPRRLFRASSTTVFFQLVLLLGLLLAAAPLGYVVSSVHSSWDCGLFTNYSAPWQVVPELVALRLPPLGQRALGYLSSPAFGFPLLILLSITLTVCVSQARANARAIHELRKQLVWQVQEKWHLVEDLSRLLPEPGQNEAPGPESPLSRDSRPRSFCPGFPCPGSPGPRPPGPGPVHRFRFPSGREL